Proteins encoded in a region of the Zunongwangia endophytica genome:
- a CDS encoding iron ABC transporter permease, protein MQQTGKYASILAILSLLLIGLLLLNISLGSVSIPLKDIFSSFFNAEVSKETYRYIILDYRLPKAFTAIIAGSGLAISGLLMQTMFRNPLAGPYVLGLSSGASLGVAIVIMGASLIGSNFLLLALSKWTLVIASSLGSLMVLFAVVLASMRLRDTMAILIVGLMFASITGAVVSILSYFSPAAQLQQYIFWSFGSLGDLSWGEVGILGIFWFAGISLAIFCIKNLNSLLLGEEYARSLGVNISQNRMLIIISTSLLAGSITAFCGPIAFIGLAVPHLIRQILPINNHLILLPAVILGGAILMLICDIVAQLPGMEFTLPINAITSIIGAPVVIWLLLKKQKFLF, encoded by the coding sequence ATGCAACAAACAGGAAAATATGCTTCAATATTAGCCATTTTGAGTCTGCTTTTAATCGGACTTTTACTGCTGAATATTAGTTTAGGATCTGTAAGCATTCCTTTAAAAGATATTTTCTCCTCCTTTTTTAATGCTGAAGTTTCCAAAGAAACGTATCGTTATATCATCTTAGATTATCGACTTCCCAAAGCATTTACCGCAATTATTGCAGGTTCTGGCTTAGCCATTAGCGGTTTATTAATGCAAACCATGTTTAGAAATCCACTTGCTGGCCCTTATGTTTTGGGTTTGAGTAGCGGTGCAAGTTTGGGTGTTGCGATTGTTATTATGGGAGCAAGCTTAATTGGTAGTAACTTTTTATTGCTAGCGCTCTCTAAATGGACATTGGTAATTGCATCGAGTTTAGGAAGTTTAATGGTGCTTTTTGCAGTGGTTTTAGCTTCTATGCGACTAAGAGATACCATGGCAATACTAATCGTTGGGCTTATGTTTGCAAGTATTACCGGAGCTGTGGTAAGCATTCTAAGTTACTTTAGTCCTGCTGCGCAATTGCAACAATACATTTTTTGGTCCTTCGGGAGTTTAGGCGATCTTTCTTGGGGAGAAGTTGGTATTCTAGGCATATTTTGGTTTGCAGGAATCAGTTTGGCGATTTTTTGTATTAAAAATTTAAATAGCTTGCTTTTAGGTGAAGAATATGCACGAAGTCTTGGTGTTAATATTAGTCAGAACCGAATGCTAATTATCATTTCTACGAGTTTACTAGCTGGAAGTATTACCGCGTTCTGTGGCCCTATTGCTTTTATAGGATTGGCAGTTCCGCACTTAATTCGCCAGATTTTACCGATAAATAATCATTTAATATTACTGCCGGCAGTGATTTTAGGCGGTGCTATTTTAATGCTTATTTGTGATATCGTAGCGCAGTTACCGGGAATGGAATTCACGCTTCCTATCAACGCAATTACTTCAATTATTGGAGCTCCGGTGGTGATTTGGTTACTTCTTAAAAAACAAAAATTTCTTTTTTAA
- a CDS encoding ABC transporter substrate-binding protein: MKKIGILFIFLLSLSCKETEKSKKPYKNQDGQEIKIDYANGFTITNYNDYKIIEVNSPWPEAEKTFKYLLAESNARLPEDLAYDQKVTIPVEKIVVTSTTHIPGLEALDKIETLKGFPGLDYISSKETRKLINSGAIKEVGKNESLNTEVLIDLQPDVVIGFAINADNKSFSTIQKTGIPVIYNGEWTESSALGKAEWIKFFGALYNKSKAADSIFNKIESDYNSAKELAKTVETQPTVLSGAMYKDQWYVPYGNSWQAQMIKDANAKYLWADTNGSGSLSLSFESVLDKAQNADYWISAGQFTSYTGMLEQSEHYSQFKAVQDKKLYSVSMSKGETGGVIFYELGPNRPDLILKDLIAIFHPELLENYEPTFFKALND, translated from the coding sequence GTGAAAAAAATTGGAATCCTATTTATTTTTCTTTTAAGCCTTTCTTGCAAGGAAACCGAAAAGTCAAAAAAACCATACAAAAACCAAGATGGACAGGAAATTAAGATAGATTATGCTAACGGATTTACGATTACGAATTATAATGATTATAAAATTATCGAAGTGAATTCGCCTTGGCCAGAAGCTGAAAAAACTTTCAAATATTTATTAGCTGAAAGCAATGCGCGCCTTCCTGAAGATTTAGCGTATGATCAAAAAGTAACTATTCCTGTTGAAAAAATTGTGGTAACCTCTACTACTCACATTCCGGGATTAGAGGCTTTGGATAAAATTGAAACTTTAAAAGGTTTCCCAGGTTTAGATTATATCTCTTCTAAAGAAACTAGAAAATTAATAAATTCAGGAGCTATTAAAGAGGTTGGAAAAAACGAAAGTTTGAATACTGAAGTTTTAATCGACCTTCAACCAGATGTTGTAATCGGGTTTGCTATTAACGCTGATAATAAAAGTTTTAGCACTATTCAAAAAACAGGAATCCCTGTGATTTATAATGGTGAATGGACAGAATCTTCTGCCCTTGGAAAAGCGGAATGGATTAAGTTCTTTGGAGCTCTTTATAACAAATCTAAAGCGGCAGATTCAATTTTCAATAAAATAGAAAGTGATTATAATTCAGCTAAAGAATTAGCCAAAACAGTAGAAACCCAGCCAACCGTACTTAGCGGCGCCATGTATAAAGATCAATGGTATGTTCCTTATGGCAATAGCTGGCAGGCGCAAATGATTAAGGATGCAAACGCAAAATACCTTTGGGCAGATACTAATGGGTCTGGCAGTTTATCACTTTCTTTCGAATCGGTCTTAGACAAAGCTCAAAATGCCGATTATTGGATAAGCGCTGGCCAGTTTACGTCTTATACTGGCATGCTGGAACAATCTGAACATTACTCGCAATTTAAAGCCGTTCAGGATAAAAAACTATATTCGGTGAGCATGAGTAAAGGAGAGACAGGCGGAGTTATTTTTTATGAACTTGGCCCCAACCGTCCAGACCTTATTTTAAAAGACCTTATTGCTATATTTCATCCTGAACTTTTAGAAAACTACGAACCTACATTTTTTAAAGCGCTAAACGATTAA
- a CDS encoding TonB-dependent receptor plug domain-containing protein, whose product MKKQLLFLIVAIGLFSSKIFAQSKAVTVLDTVLLTDEKLEKFSTGQHVAKLSDSLLTRNQPLLTEVLSFNTPIYFKENGLGMVSSPSFRGTSASQTAVIWNGININSQFNGQLDFNTVNTGVYDQISVRGGGGSVVYGTGAIGGSVHLNNSLSFKKQQQNHLLLRYGSFNTLDARYNLKLASEKWSLNLAISRNSSDNDYEYPDDRGKNLNGEFYNTSANVALGYRFDSKNSLKLVSEVYDGERHFSIIRPSENRTKYIDRSYRNLLQWNSEFSKFTQVTRLAFIEEKYKYFGNIKSENFTFGNAQSYIAKYDLGYEVSNDLLLNAVIQNTYTEGEGSSIEKNERNIFSAAFLMKHALTEKIQYEIGIRKESTNNYDSPLLYSFGADYKISDFYTLKFNGSRNFRIPTYNDLYWASSGNPDLHPETSDQAEIGNIFSIKNIEFGLTFFYNQVEDMIRWLPGEGGVWRPINEDEVRLYGIESYVNWHKKLSKNQVLHANLNYAYNVSENSENNRQLMYVPFHKLNGNITYQINRFTPSLQFLYNGKVFTRSDHSDELEGYFLTNLGLSYAIDKRQNWQLGGKINNIFNTEYQNVESRWMPGINFNIYLNFKF is encoded by the coding sequence ATGAAGAAACAACTACTATTTTTAATCGTAGCCATAGGGCTATTTTCGTCTAAAATTTTCGCTCAATCTAAAGCTGTTACAGTTTTAGATACGGTGCTACTTACAGATGAAAAACTCGAAAAGTTTTCTACAGGACAGCATGTAGCAAAGCTTTCTGATTCTCTGCTCACCAGAAATCAGCCATTACTTACCGAGGTTTTAAGTTTTAATACGCCTATTTATTTTAAAGAAAATGGATTAGGGATGGTGTCCTCGCCATCGTTTAGAGGAACTTCTGCATCACAGACCGCAGTAATCTGGAATGGGATTAATATCAACTCCCAATTTAATGGGCAGCTGGATTTTAATACTGTAAATACGGGTGTTTACGATCAAATTTCAGTGAGAGGTGGCGGTGGTAGCGTGGTTTATGGTACTGGTGCCATTGGAGGAAGTGTTCATCTAAATAATAGCTTATCTTTCAAAAAACAACAGCAAAATCATCTATTATTACGATACGGAAGTTTCAATACGCTGGATGCTCGTTATAATTTAAAGCTTGCCAGCGAAAAATGGAGTCTCAATTTAGCGATTTCCAGAAATAGCAGCGATAACGATTATGAGTATCCCGATGATCGAGGCAAAAACTTAAATGGAGAATTCTACAATACTTCAGCAAATGTAGCGCTGGGCTATCGCTTTGATTCTAAAAATAGTTTAAAGCTTGTAAGTGAGGTCTATGATGGCGAACGTCATTTTTCAATAATTCGTCCTTCAGAAAATCGAACGAAATATATAGATCGTTCTTATCGCAATTTGCTGCAATGGAATAGCGAATTCTCGAAATTTACGCAGGTTACTCGATTGGCGTTTATTGAAGAAAAATATAAGTATTTCGGAAATATAAAGAGCGAAAATTTCACCTTCGGAAATGCCCAATCTTATATTGCTAAATACGATTTAGGCTATGAAGTTTCTAACGATTTATTGCTGAATGCCGTGATTCAGAATACTTATACGGAAGGGGAAGGCAGCAGCATCGAAAAAAATGAGCGAAACATTTTTTCAGCAGCATTTTTAATGAAACACGCGTTGACTGAAAAAATTCAGTATGAAATAGGTATAAGAAAAGAATCTACTAATAATTATGATAGTCCGCTTTTGTATTCTTTTGGAGCTGATTATAAGATTAGCGATTTCTACACCTTAAAATTTAATGGATCTCGAAACTTTAGGATTCCGACCTACAATGATCTTTACTGGGCGTCTTCCGGAAATCCAGATCTACATCCAGAAACTTCAGACCAGGCAGAAATCGGCAATATTTTCAGTATTAAAAATATCGAATTTGGATTAACATTTTTCTACAATCAGGTAGAAGACATGATACGCTGGTTGCCGGGAGAAGGCGGAGTTTGGCGACCTATCAACGAAGATGAAGTACGTCTTTATGGTATCGAATCTTATGTAAATTGGCACAAAAAGCTTTCTAAAAACCAAGTGTTGCATGCTAATCTGAATTATGCGTATAACGTATCAGAAAATTCTGAAAATAATCGACAGTTGATGTATGTGCCATTTCACAAGTTGAATGGAAACATAACCTACCAAATTAATCGATTTACGCCATCGCTTCAGTTTTTATATAACGGAAAGGTTTTTACAAGATCTGACCATAGTGATGAACTCGAGGGGTATTTTTTAACCAACCTCGGACTTTCTTACGCGATTGATAAAAGGCAGAATTGGCAGTTAGGCGGGAAAATAAATAACATTTTTAATACCGAATATCAAAATGTAGAGAGCCGGTGGATGCCGGGAATCAATTTTAATATATATCTAAATTTTAAATTTTAA